The following proteins come from a genomic window of Alicyclobacillus dauci:
- a CDS encoding Asp23/Gls24 family envelope stress response protein, which produces MADMEYERSEHGTVHIADEVIQIIAGLATSEVEGVAGMSGSLAGGLTESLTGRKNLAKGVKVQFTEDDRSCVVEISVVLQFGVNIPDTSFHIQERVKESIESMTGLTVDGVNVRVVGVVFQSEKDKLTDADHFVGVEHSPQL; this is translated from the coding sequence ATGGCGGATATGGAATACGAACGAAGTGAGCACGGTACCGTTCACATTGCGGATGAAGTGATTCAAATCATCGCCGGCTTGGCAACAAGTGAAGTTGAAGGTGTAGCTGGCATGAGTGGTTCACTGGCCGGCGGTCTGACAGAGTCGCTCACGGGTCGAAAAAACTTGGCCAAGGGTGTCAAGGTACAGTTTACTGAAGACGACAGAAGCTGCGTCGTCGAAATTTCAGTTGTTCTACAATTTGGTGTCAATATTCCGGATACCAGTTTCCATATTCAAGAGCGCGTGAAGGAGTCAATTGAGAGCATGACCGGGCTTACAGTTGATGGCGTAAATGTGCGCGTTGTCGGGGTCGTGTTTCAGTCGGAAAAGGACAAACTGACCGACGCCGACCACTTTGTCGGCGTGGAGCATAGCCCGCAACTGTAA
- the amaP gene encoding alkaline shock response membrane anchor protein AmaP, with protein MSILDRILLFLLALASLCLGVILALVGANVLGPDTLSMVSASPINIVAIVAGVIIVLIGLRFLFYRIGRPQLADFVAMTGEHGQIRISYDTIRQLANRRGGQVKGSEGLDTRVRPGEDGVIVLVRMQVLPDVDIAATSREVQTVVKEYVEHATSITVEQVLVHVSELSSSQKQGKVWSGA; from the coding sequence GTGAGCATTTTGGACCGAATTCTTTTATTTTTGTTGGCCTTGGCCAGTTTGTGTTTAGGTGTGATTTTGGCCCTTGTTGGTGCCAATGTCCTTGGGCCGGATACCTTGAGTATGGTGTCCGCGTCCCCGATTAATATCGTGGCCATCGTCGCAGGTGTCATCATTGTTCTCATCGGTCTGCGCTTTCTCTTTTACCGCATCGGACGTCCGCAACTGGCGGACTTCGTCGCGATGACGGGTGAGCACGGACAGATACGCATCTCCTATGACACAATACGCCAGCTTGCAAATCGACGCGGTGGACAAGTAAAAGGGTCTGAAGGGCTTGACACGAGAGTTCGGCCTGGCGAGGATGGTGTAATCGTTCTCGTTCGGATGCAGGTCCTGCCGGACGTAGACATTGCCGCGACGAGTCGTGAGGTCCAGACGGTTGTCAAAGAGTATGTGGAGCACGCCACGAGCATTACTGTGGAACAGGTACTTGTGCACGTGAGTGAACTGTCCAGTTCACAGAAGCAAGGGAAAGTGTGGAGTGGAGCATGA
- a CDS encoding DUF2273 domain-containing protein produces MSLLRRALLKFSLLPRRYHGMIIGAVFWLFWMLFGFWRTLLLLVLAGIGYVVGRILEENQSWRDLLDKLLAERFTE; encoded by the coding sequence ATGAGCTTACTCCGGCGCGCACTGCTCAAATTCTCTCTGTTACCGCGCCGCTATCACGGAATGATCATAGGAGCCGTCTTTTGGCTGTTTTGGATGTTGTTTGGGTTTTGGCGCACGCTGTTGTTGCTCGTCTTAGCGGGTATAGGCTACGTGGTCGGCCGTATCTTAGAAGAGAATCAGTCATGGCGTGATCTTTTGGATAAACTACTCGCAGAACGATTTACGGAGTGA
- the nusB gene encoding transcription antitermination factor NusB, with protein sequence MTRHEARQCALQALYQIDISDSEVPDAIAFVLEDKTVSDRDLEYVRSLVVGTRNHLIELDEQLEKIMERWSTERVGRVELNVLRLATYELLYDATMPAASILDEAVRLAKGYATEQSGKFVNGVLAKMLPVVRPDEAVKPGAGGKTEEE encoded by the coding sequence TTGACGCGACACGAAGCAAGACAGTGTGCTCTGCAGGCCCTGTATCAAATCGATATCAGTGACAGCGAAGTACCCGATGCCATCGCATTCGTTTTGGAGGACAAAACGGTTTCGGATAGGGACTTGGAGTACGTGCGTTCACTGGTCGTTGGCACGCGCAATCATTTAATTGAATTGGACGAGCAATTGGAAAAGATTATGGAACGATGGTCAACGGAGCGAGTGGGCCGAGTTGAACTGAACGTTTTACGACTGGCGACGTATGAGTTACTTTACGACGCAACGATGCCGGCGGCGAGTATTCTCGATGAGGCTGTTCGGCTTGCCAAAGGTTATGCCACGGAACAATCTGGTAAATTCGTAAATGGTGTGTTAGCAAAAATGTTGCCTGTCGTTCGACCGGATGAGGCCGTAAAACCGGGTGCAGGTGGGAAGACGGAAGAGGAATGA